One Acinetobacter sp. WCHA55 DNA window includes the following coding sequences:
- a CDS encoding tyrosine-type recombinase/integrase gives MSENLSMHSMSNEELIQEWLDSLKLENKSDMTINEYKKSLLLMLEMPFFKGKHLLELDRDYITSFRLHRIDVDIVSARTLNKNLSALKNFLNYCLRKEYIPENFFSDIRVKFKNQSLPRPIAVNTLNEILDNKTPLNPKYNNQKLRDLAAAEIAYSGGLRISELHAIKLSDINLSAMQLKVLGKGNNERIVFLGKKSLEAISTWLLVRNRWISKAGVEDCGYLFIAPSGKHIAKNHLGACITALLKAHGSGNIGSTHALRHSFASHLYNKTKNIRAVQEMLGHKSLSSTQVYILVDHETLISSYKDAHPRARANQD, from the coding sequence ATGTCGGAAAATCTATCCATGCATAGCATGTCGAATGAGGAATTGATTCAAGAATGGCTTGATAGCCTGAAGCTTGAAAATAAGTCCGACATGACGATTAATGAATACAAAAAGAGCTTACTTTTGATGTTAGAAATGCCTTTTTTTAAAGGTAAACATCTATTGGAACTAGACCGCGATTACATCACATCATTTCGGTTGCATCGAATCGATGTTGATATTGTTTCTGCAAGAACACTCAACAAAAATTTATCAGCTTTAAAAAACTTCCTGAACTATTGTCTGCGTAAGGAATATATACCTGAAAACTTCTTTTCTGACATTCGGGTTAAGTTCAAAAACCAAAGCTTACCGCGCCCGATCGCCGTGAATACGTTGAATGAGATACTTGATAACAAGACGCCATTAAATCCGAAATACAATAATCAAAAGTTAAGAGATCTAGCAGCTGCAGAAATTGCTTATTCTGGCGGTTTACGTATCTCTGAATTACATGCCATCAAACTAAGTGATATCAACCTCAGTGCTATGCAACTAAAGGTATTGGGTAAAGGAAATAATGAACGGATTGTTTTTTTAGGAAAAAAATCACTAGAGGCTATTTCTACTTGGCTTTTAGTTCGTAATCGTTGGATTTCAAAAGCTGGAGTAGAAGACTGCGGATATTTATTCATTGCACCATCTGGCAAACATATTGCGAAAAACCATTTAGGTGCATGCATTACAGCTCTGTTAAAGGCGCATGGTTCTGGAAATATTGGTAGTACTCATGCTTTGAGACATAGTTTTGCATCGCACTTGTATAACAAAACAAAAAATATTCGCGCCGTTCAGGAAATGCTAGGTCATAAATCACTATCTTCGACACAAGTATATATTCTTGTAGATCACGAAACGTTGATTAGTTCTTATAAAGATGCACATCCACGCGCTAGAGCGAACCAAGATTAA